The Paralichthys olivaceus isolate ysfri-2021 chromosome 2, ASM2471397v2, whole genome shotgun sequence genomic interval TGTCCCTGTCTAATATGACTCAGCCTTTATCatgcttttctttctcattaGATGTCACAACATTCTGACATCTTCTCTCTACACATGACCTGCCAGAAGAGAGAAGTAATGACAGCACACATACCAAACTTGTGCTGGGGTTTGTCAAAAGGACACAACCCCTGGTCTGCTCTTTACCCTCTTAACACATTACACAGCATCACATGAGCAGCAATAAAGGTCAGAACTGTGAGAATTAACATTCAAGCTTTTAAATCGTAACACAATTTTTAATCTCAACAAAGTTTTCCAGCATCAGGAATAAAGATAATAGATCTCCCTTTATTTGATGGAGTTTTTCAAAAGTTATACAGTGATGCTACTTAGAATGTGCTGTAAAGTATTGTTCTAAGCATTCACACTGATGCTTCTCCAGAGGGTTTATTTTGGACAGCACAGCAGGTGTGTTAATAAGGCGATggtcatgtttctgttttctgaggGAGTTACCTTCGAGGATGTCTCCATCCTGCTCGGCCCTCATCAGGGCAGGCTGAGGGATCCCTGGGAAGTTGAGGGATGGATATCAGCCCccctgcaaaaagaaaacagtggttAAACAGCCTGAATGAGTCTGAAGCACATGACTGTTGAGTAAACAGTAGTTATCATACCTAAATGATGCTTTAGTCTCTAAAACTAACAGCTATTAATCTGACAAACAAAGCCACAGAGAGTGAGCACATCAACGTGAGACATGACGGTGCAACATTTTGTTctccttttctgttttattgaaaCCACCCCACCCCCAAAAAAATCACAACCTAAAAATGACTGAGCAACATAAACAACAAGAATGCTGGCTGAGAACAGGAAACATCGAGTCTCACTTCCACTACTCACAATATTTGTCCAACACTCAAACTCTACTCAACAGTTTTTTCTTAACAAAGAAAACTTCAGTTTCACAGAGCGGACACCATGTTCTCTGAGGTGGTGTGAGGCTTGTCTGAAGGCACATGACTCTGTTGTCATATGACGCCTAAGACAAGGCAGCAGACAGAGCAGCTCTCCCTGACAGTCAAGGTTTCCATCACAATGCCACTTCATGTGCTCAGAGATATAACCATTATCAGTGTGACCGGTTCTTTGATAGTTTccacaatttatttaaaatcaatggAATTTGACTAATAGATTGGTTACCAGCTAAATTTGTTGTTTCTTATTTTACAAATTACCCAGAAAAATAATGTCGAAATAATTTTCCACCGGACATGAGGTTTACTGCCTGGGAGAGAGGCCTTTCCTAATAAGACCATCAAAATAAAGTActttcttgttgttttgaaaCTGTCAACACGCATAATgttgctttcttttttcacacaaacacagtattCTGTCAAGTACCTCCTGCTTTTCATCAAACTACTGTAGCCTTACTCCAATACAACAAAGCAAATGTATCAACACAAGACAAATTCGTTGGCCTTATTTGTATTCATCCACTTGTTCTTATCTGTCACATTAGGATCAATgtaaaacatacagtatgttttatATTGGTCCTGATGTGACCTTGAGTCCAGTCCTGGATTGTAAAACTGTAATGTGTCAGCAGCACTACTCCTTAGAATTCCATAGGCACCCGCATGTTTGTGATAAGGTTCAGAGCGACAAAGTCTGTAGCAAAGAAGTTGATCATTTTGAATCAAGAATGTATGCACCTATATTATGTTATGCAACTTCTGGGATCAACTACATGATTCATTTTGACGTTACCAAACTTTTGCTGGTCAAGTTCGTGGATCTAAATTTAAAAGTAAACCAGCTAGAGACATGACATAGTCGTCCATCTAACTTCTCCCAAAGAACCTTGGCTTCAGACAACACCAGAGGGGCCTAATCTGCACAGAACAGATTTTACAATCACTACTGTACATCCATGGCGCCACCCAAACTGACATATGATCAGTGATGTTACACCCCATCAAATTGTTACAGGCTTTTATTTTCCACtggaaaacacatcaaaactaaacaaagaaaTGTTGTATATTTAATCCTCTTATTACCCTCAGCTGCAGTTTATAACGTCACTTTTGACATAACTCACAATACAAAAAATATCTTCTATTTTCATGAGGACTCAGATGCAGCAACAAATCATCAAACCGCACAACTCAAGCACCAACACAGCTCCTGTTCAACACAACAGAGAATCAGCTGTCATGAGGGTCAAACAATGAGTTGTCGCTGATGCCACCAAGAAATCGAATGTTCATGGACTTGCCTCTCGCAGAACCTGGACCATTAAAAGCATGGCCACACCTCACTAGCAGCAGACTAATGAATTTATGTTACCTTGTGTTCGTgagctttttgttttgcaaGCTTGGATTTAGAATCCAGTCCTCTGTTTGCAACTGACTTCAAATGCATATTTCACAATTAGGCATGTAAATGagttacattacattatacaCCAAACATCACTGTGTAAACTTAATTTTCTTGCATCAAATATACTGAATTCATTACTTATCATAGGCAGTGAGCAAATGTAGTTTATTAACACCTTGAACAAGGGACTGCTAGACACAGGACAAAATTGTCTTTATATAGCAATAATACTCTTGCTGAGTGTCACTTAATTATAAGATGCATGAAGTAAGAAAAGTACCATATTAAGATGTTGTCTTTCAAACTGCAATAACAACTTTTTAATAATTGTGCTGCCTATATAATGTCTTGTAATTGATCAATTTGCATTGTAGTTACTCTATGAACTGATTAAAGCTGTGCAAAACAAAGCTGTGCAATGATAAACAGCAAATCCACACATAACCCAAAGAACCCATAATCAGAGAAAACTTAACAGTTTGGAGAAAGAAACTACTGAAATTGAATAGATTCATGGAATATCTGCTGATAATACAGACACAAGTGTTGCTTTGGACACTATATATATCATTTAATCTACTTCCAGGCATTTTGGAAGTTATATTTTTCCAGAAAcctctgttctgcctctgctTTAAGAAACTGAGACGCTCTCAGTGTGGAAGAATATTATCACACCTACGAGTCTGATGTTTGCCTTTTCTACCAGTCATTGTGAAACATGACATCAAACATTGCAGTGAAGAAACTGGCTGGTACACTGTCAAACAAACGTTTAACTTGAAGTTCATCCAACAACATGTATCTGTGATATCCTCCAACTCCACTGTGTATAAGGTGAGTTTATACAGCTAAATAATGATGACGTAGCAATCAGCTGACTAGAACCGTTCCAGCTGAAGATTTGTAAGAGTTGAAGAAGGAGAAGCAAACACTGAATTGCatcacactgataaaaaaaaacagggaaacaATAATCCTGTTAATAATCCAAACttaattcattcatcagttGAGGTCAGGACGAACATCTGTTTCACAGCTTCAACACAACATCTTGATCTCAGTTCCAGGATAACACACCACTGTATAGTCTGAATACAGTgtgacagcaacacaacactGCTCCACGTCCCTCTTGTGAGGCGGGAGGAGTGTGGATGTATTTCATAAGCTCTGAGAGTAAGTGTTGAGTGGTTGATCTGATCAGAGAACAGGTTTGACCTCTCGTCCTGGTCACTTGTCCACTGGATCCAGCTGAACAATGAAGCAACCAGAGCCCACACGCACATTAACCAAGTTCTACAAGTATGAACCAGAGCAGCTGCGACCATCACCTTCAAACCTACCTTAGCGTTACCACTGTGAGTTACTATCAAGCTAACCAGTTTCCACGACATGTTagctgtgtgcttgtgtctgcCGACGCTGCTGCCCTCGTTAAAGTATGAAAACGCTCCTACCTTGGTTCACGTTCTGGCAGAGTTTGGTAACACGCTGAGTTTTCACGATCCGGCcgcttttaaaatgaaaacacgcGTGTGACCACGGAGCTAGCTCAGGTTAGGTTTAGCACGTTAGCGCCGCTAAATTCTGACAAAGTCGTGTGTGCGAGCAAGATCCACAGCGCATGCGCACTGGTGCTGCGCTCTTTTGATTGGGTAAGAGTTAGTGTGAGTCCTTTTTTCCGCTGAGGAGGTCTGTCAGGCGCACAGGGCGCCCAGCCTGTCAGGCCAGACCCAGGGCGAACACTCTGAATGATAGCTTGTGGAAATGCAAAACTACAGTcagtaaaaatgcattttacagAATCTACATCAATAATAATCAGTACAGAAAAATGGTATTccgaagtttaaaaaaaacgttCATCTCAGTGTGAATTTCAATTTCTGtcgtttaatttttttaatatatttatttatttaaatatgtagTCAGTTGTACTGCTGCTTGATccttttgtgaagcactttggacAATtaaagcatatatatatatatatatatatattattatatactattattatatatattcttttttttcaccttctGCTACTTTAAAAGCCCCCTCCACCACTTTTCAAAGGAAATCTATAATTTACACagcatatttctttctttacattGTAGATGGAAAATATTGATAAAGTTAGTCGCTGCTTGTACTGAATTACAAGAACTAAATACATATTTCATCactggaaaatgtatttaatttaattcgcTCCTGTATGTGTTGTatgtaaaaaaattttttttggAAATTAACTAATAAAAAGTACAGCATTGATGAGAATGGTTGTTGAGTGTAAAAGCATGAATGTTGAGCTTCTCAAGTTTGTACATAAAcccagtacttgagtaaatgtaacTGTACTAAATCTGTTATGTCACTTTTAATTCATACCAAACCCATATTTACTTTGCGTCCtttcaaggttcagtgtgtaagatttagatgaatgGGATCTATTTGCGTTTTGAGATTTAGTAGTATTCCTACTGATATTTTCACTTGTGTAATTATCTAAAtagtatgaattgttgttttcattattagttaataataaaataacgaAAGAACAATATAAAGAAATACCTGACCAATGCTCGtatgtgttttatatgaaaatTCTGAATTTTGAATGCAACTGTAAAAAAGTATAGCAACATAGcaattaataaagtacttctgattctgaaccATGATTGTCGTGAGAAAAAGCATTAAATGTAAAATTCTGTATCTCAAAGTTTGTACATGAACACAGAACTTGAGTAAATGTTCTgattctattatttatttatgtactcACACCTTGACCATGTTGTGGTGTGGATTGattaaaggattaaaaaaactgttgttaCAGGTGTTGCATTAATTACAGGTGTTGCAttatatactactggcactatcaccaatctctgcaccttcgcacagcacgtgcccataaccctgttaatctgttaatgtatgtatgtatgttctttattttattttattttattttattctattttattttattcaatttcttacatattgttgttttttatattgttgttttatgtacataagtagtgcaccaatgacaccaaggcaatttcctgtatgtgcaaacatacttggcaaataaaagaattctgattctgattctgattctgaagatGCTATTTTGTCAAAGTCAATAGTAGATTTGtttaacaaacacattattaaaGCATCGAAAAAATGTAAAGTCACACCTATATTCAGAAAAgaacaataacacaaactaaAGTATAATTTCCTGACACCTCCAAATCACGTTGGTTATATTTCTGTCGCGATAATCTGGCAGCTGTAGTGTATACGTCACGTATCACAGACAGAGGCTAACCAAGCTAAAGCTAGGCTAACTAGCCGCTGCCTGCTACAGGGGGACATGTAGCCAGTTAAAACACATACAGTCTCAATGAAGGATCTTCAGGACTGACTGGGTCATGGAGTTAAGAAACATCGAGGACCAGGTAGTAATTAAACCACTTGTTGTTGATCTTAAATCCACGTTAGAAAACTCACAGGACTTCTCAGTAACGCTGCAAACAGCCGGCTCGTCATGTTAGCGACATGTCGAGCAAAGTTTGTCTCAGGGCTTGTTACTGTCACACAGTCCTTACCAGGCACCAGTGGACTCAACTCTTCCGTTTGCACGATCTGGTGATGCAGGATTAGATGTCTGAAGTTTCCTTATGCACCAGAGTCCTATCAGTGGAGTTATTATTGTCTCTGTTGAATTAGCTCCAGAACCTGCCAAAACAACACCTTAAAACATGCTAACATCCACTTGTACATAGCTGCGTCTGCTTATTGTTATCTGTGTTGTTGATGAGGCATTGCTATCTCCATCCAAAGCTTAGAAGATATTGTTATTTACCAATAAGCTAGTATTTATTGGCATCCCAGCATCTTAACAAAGtctaatgtatttatttacgaTCCCAGTAAATCACAACAAGTTTGCAGATGAAAGCTGTTCAGCTGAAATTGTGTTTCATTCATCAGATCAGAAATACTTCTGATCCCCGGGTGAGGGCATGGGGTTTGTTACAGCTGCTCCAGCCaagaatagaaatatatacagaCCAAGAATATTACAGTagatagaaataaaaaactacTGCATCTATGCTGTGCTGTTCATCTAATCAGATAAATGATAATACACAATGGAATTAATCCAGTGTTGATATAAATTATGTGATTTGTCATGTTCTCATGTGATCTCTTTTCCAGTCTCCGTTGGTCCAGGCTATATTCAGCCGAAACATAGAAGAGGTGACATTTTTGTTGAACCATGAAGAAGATGTCAATTCACTGGTAATAGTCATGATGTTTTTTTGAAAGTTGTGTTATTAGATTTGCATGCATTATGTTTCAGGTCAAATGTTAATGGTGCTTGTACAAACAGTTCACCTCACATCTGTATGGTTTTAGATAACTGCTACTTTCCAAGCAGGTTTTCTGATCACAGCCATAAACGAAtcaagttttagttttagtcagAATTTaccaaaataataatacagcattagaacaaaaaaatgctgctgcACTCTGCactgtttgatgtgtttttcctttcaGGACCAAGAACAAAGCACACCACTACATGCTGCTGCTTATTTGGGTGATGTCCACATTATGGACCTTCTTATTACTTCAGGTAAAAAATATTTGCTGTATCAAGAAgtatattttaaacaatatataCTTGTACCCATTTTGCAAATAACTCTTTCTAGTAATGAATGCAATGAGTCTGCCACACACAACAACTAAAACACACCCAAAACCACTACTAACTAGCTTAACTTTGCATCTGCTCTGTGCTACAGATGCAAATGTCAACGCGAAGGACCAGGGTTTGCTGACTCCTTTACATCGAGCAGCTGCCTCAAGGAATGAAGTATGTCATTTAAACATGAACTCTTAGGTTCTAACCACCAGGTTGTAATGTTTAACTCACATATTAAATGAATTTTGTCTTTTACTGCCAGAgggctgtggagctgctgctagAGCACAGAGCAGAGGTCAACACACGAGACAAATTCTGGCATACACCTTTACACATGGCAGCTGCAAACTGGGCCACAGGTTGCGCTGAAGCTCTGATACCACATGTCTGCAGCCTGAATGTTGGTGACAGATCAGGGAGGACGCCACTGCATCATGCAGCGCACAGCGGCCATGTAGAGGTAAACTATGAAGCTGGTTGTAGTGATCAATTGAAAGGAAATTTAGTTTAGGAAGTGAATAATACCTAGGGAACATTTTCCTGGTTTCTGGTAGTTGTTGCAGCATTTTGTAAACTGCATtcttattatgatatattaatCTAGTTTCACACAATATTTATTTCACAGAGTCCCCAGAATACAAATGTGTTTGCTAAACTGATCCCAAGAATGAAATGCTGCTGTCCACTGGACTATGATTGTAGAATGGGTTTAGATGATTTGATAGACAGAGGTTGACCcagttcttgtgtttctgtAGATGGTGAACCTGCTCCTGAGCAAAGGTGCCAACGTGTGTgccaaagacaaaaaagaaaggcagGCAATCCACTGGGCTACATACCAAGGTAGGTGATGTCGCTCCTTGATATACTCAAAGAAAGACTAGAACAATGATATGGAAGTAACTTTTTTTATGGAAGTAATTTTTATCTTTACTGACTTAATGACTGCATATATCACTGGCTTTTCTTATCAACACAATCTCAGTCTATTTACATTTGATTAGTTGTTAACAAAGTTGACATGTGCTGAATCTTATATTAGCCTGGCCTGTATACCAAGCTTCTATTTCCAGACTACAGGCGTGTAAGTGTATTATTGTCTGCGAGCATGGCAGATGTTTGTCTAAAACGTAAGGCTCTTCTTTCAGGACATGTGGAGGTTGTGAAGCTGCTGGTGTCTCACAGTGCCGACGTGACGTATAAGGACAAACGTGGATACACTCCGCTCCATGCAGCAGCCGCCAGTGGACAGTTGGAGGTTGTTAAATATCTGTTGCGGCTCGGGGTGGAGGTAAAGTGGCTCGGTTACAAAACtattagaaaattaaaaaattatacTCCATTGTAATAAATAACTATATCtgccattcattttatttacctTACATTGTAAACAGGGCAACCTTTTGAATGTACCTTATATTACTTTAGAGTGCATTTGCAGGATttagtttttgctttaaaatgttttaaatgatttccCGCTCTGATTCTCAGACTGACGAACCCAACATTTATGGAAACACGGCGCTCCACATGGCGTGTCACACAGGGCAGGACACTGTGGCCACTGAGCTAGTGAACGCCGGTGCCAACATCAATCAGCCCAACTATCACGGCAACACGCCACTTCACCTAGCTGCTGCCTCCTCTAGTGCGGTGCTGTGTCTCGAGCTGCTTATCAACAATGGGGCGGATGTCAACATGCAGGTAAAGAGCTTGTTTTGAAGAAGTGAATTTGATAAGAACAAAAGGGgattaaaaagtaataatagtTATTGGTCAGAGGATTAAATGTATGGGTTATATATCATGATGATGTATGCCGTTCTTTTTACTAAACTTGTTAACTTTCTCTGTTGAACAGAATAAAGAAGGAAAGAGCCCTTTGCATATGGCTGCAATGCACGGACGCTTTACAGGCTCCCAGATTCTGATCCAAAATGGTAAAATAAACTTCAACTAATTAAGAAACAGTGACACTACATCCTCATAATATGCAGAGACATAAAACATCAGAGCACATTCTCATCAGAAACACCATGtttctttctgcctctgcaCAGGTGGGGAGATCGATTGTTTTGATATGTTCGGAAACTCTCCTCTTCACGTTGCTGCCAGATTCGGTCAGGAGTTGTTGATCAGCACTCTGCTGACAAATGGTGCTGACAAGGCCAGGTAAAGTCCAAACCTGAGATTGTCTGATTATGATCTTACACCTCAACACCTTCAAAAGGCATAAAGTCTCTGAGCACATGTTCTCACTTTATGTCACCAAAACCCATCAGTTCTCGTCTTTCCAATTTCACATCTTTTTTAGGGTCTTCTATGTGTATTGCAACTCTTTATCATCCTTTTATCtgtattctttttgttctgTCAGTTTTGCGTCTGTCTGTTTTCCATGCattttcctgctttattttcacatgggctcacttaGACactttctggacattttattagggttgtggcaggaaaagttctggaaaatgtctggagaaactgactcggacatttgtgttctcaaaCGCAGCCACTACGGAAAATTCTACGAAAACCTCAGTgcaagttcagtgcatgtcggAAAGAAGCTTCAGTGTTTGGAATTAAATGCACACCCCAACATAGGAGCTACAGCATACAGCAACTCAATGTCATTTTTTAAGACAGTGAACAACCAAATATTCAATAAGCTGATTAAATAACTATACTTAGTTGTCTCCCCTATACAGACACATAGATATAGATTTAGTTATTATAAGTGATCCTGTAATGCTTGAGTTTGTAAACCAAGAAGAACTTTGAAagcttcatgaaaaaaaaatgttttgtacatttttcagAATAAACTGAATAATATCTGTTATAATCTCTACAGACAGGGGATTCATGGGATGCTTCCCTTACATCTGGCGGCGCTGTACGGATTTCCAGACTGTTGTCGAAAGTTACTGTGTAATGGTGAGAATCTGTTTGACTCATAAAGAGCCGACTTCTAGTTTATTCTCTTCCTTGTTGCATTTTCATTAGTCAGACGACAAAGTTTCCACTcaagtgttgttgtgttgtgttcaggtcaGTTTTTCAACTTTGTGCCGTCTCAAATGCCATCAGTTGGGTTTGATATTAACATATTGGATGATCATGGGAGGACATGTCTGCATGCAGCTGCCTCTGGAGGGTGAGAGAATGAATACACACAGATTAACACATATAATGTTAAGTGCAcaaaatgtacatatatataagGAGTTTTTTTgctaaattaatttaaaatgtatcaagATGAAGCTGattatttttgcattattcctttttattcctaaatattttaaaatgttcctacacacatacacataagctcttattttttctaaaaataaatgaatattaatCTACTTTCTCTTTTGTGACAGAAATGTTGACTGTCTCAACTTGATCTTAAATAGCGGCGCTGAACTGGACATAAAGGATCATTTGGGAAGGTAAACAGTATTAAATAGCTGGAGCTATGAATAAAACTGTGCGTCAGTGTTTGGTGGTAACATAGCTGTTCCCTGTTGCCCCACGCAGATCTCCTTTGCACTATGCAGCAGCCAATGCAAGCAGCCAATGTACAATCTCCCTGGTGAGAGCCGGTGCTGAGGTCAATGAGCTGGATCTGATGGGCTGCAGCCCTCTGCACTacactgctgcttcacacaccTTCTGTGGGTGagtaaacacatttcaatgATTTATTCTTTGATAACGTCAATATAAGAAGGACAACATCCTGGGGACATTTATCTGTTGATAATAAATGACTTCATTTAAGCCAGTGTTCTTTTCCACAGTGGGAACACTGAGCCTGACTACAGTGTGGAAAAGGAACAAGAGGCCTCTCTGTAAGTCATGTTATTGTCATATACAGAAACCAAATGTACTGTCACTTAAAAGCACATTATCTCTATTTACATTTCAATGAGTGTGTAGTATGTACTAAGTAtgtagttaaaggttcagtgtgtaagatttaggtgaaagagatttttggcagaaattgaatataaaataatcctcttgatgttttcactggtgtgtttcatctaaattgtatgaattgttgttttcttgaatgggccctttatatttaaaatctttatatttacatggaggggggtcctctctgtggaggccaccatgtttttttactgtcgtccaaagtggacaaactaaaaccttttgagttttcatgataactgaagttcaccacaggttctctttcatgttgggtaggtgagggtgaaatgaggagtaaacagctgcaacatgcaacttcacctctatttgtcactaaattctgcacactTAATCTTAAATatagactctatataaagatggacgacaataCAGCTCCCCAAAGGAGTCTTTTGATCACAACCTGGCTGCCACCAGTATAGGTCACAAATCTAGATataggatatatatatatatatatatatatatatatattaaggcAGGACCACAAGTTGACGACACAGAAAAGTCATGATTCATTCAATGAAAACTTTAAACAGTTTTCTTGTGACATAATGTGTGGTATGTGTTTATGAAGCGTTTGATGAATATGATAATTTAACCCAAATAAGAAAACCAGCCGGCATTCCTCATCTTCCCTTAACTCTGTGTGTTTAGGTGTTTAGACTTCTTGCTTGACAATGGGGCAAACCCAACTGTTAAGAACAATAAGGGTTACAGTGCTGTCCACTACGCTGCAGCTTATGGGAACAAACAGCACCTGGAACTGGTCAGTGCAATTTCTAATTTAGATGTTcagatttttgttgttgttaatcAATCATTCACTAAACCaagttttttgtattttctcttcaGCTCCTGGAGATTTCTTTCAATTGTCTAGAGGAGGTGGAAAGTAACATTCCAGTCAGTCCTTTGCACTTAGCTGTGAGTAGAACAAATGCCACAAACCCCTTTCCTCTTTACAAAATGTACCCACATAAAAATGCCTTTGACTCTATTATTACCATGCATTCTGCCACTGCAGGCGTATTATGGTCATCGGGAGGCCCTGCGTCTACTGTGTGAGACGTTAGTGAGTCTGGATGTACGGGACATTGAAGGCAGAACTGctctccacctctctgctcAGAGGGGGTTTGCTCCTTGTGTGGAGGTGCTGCTGAAGCATCAAGCCTCCTACACAGTGAAGGAGCACAAGCGCAAGTGGACGGCTCTCCACGCTGCAGGTGTGTTTATGTATATTAGCATtttccttgaaaaaaaaaatgaaaaactgattttttttttttacatgtaaagCAATCTCAGCTCCACCGAAAAAGAAATTTTTTGTATTCAgatgtattttcctttt includes:
- the ankrd52b gene encoding serine/threonine-protein phosphatase 6 regulatory ankyrin repeat subunit C isoform X1, with protein sequence MELRNIEDQSPLVQAIFSRNIEEVTFLLNHEEDVNSLDQEQSTPLHAAAYLGDVHIMDLLITSDANVNAKDQGLLTPLHRAAASRNERAVELLLEHRAEVNTRDKFWHTPLHMAAANWATGCAEALIPHVCSLNVGDRSGRTPLHHAAHSGHVEMVNLLLSKGANVCAKDKKERQAIHWATYQGHVEVVKLLVSHSADVTYKDKRGYTPLHAAAASGQLEVVKYLLRLGVETDEPNIYGNTALHMACHTGQDTVATELVNAGANINQPNYHGNTPLHLAAASSSAVLCLELLINNGADVNMQNKEGKSPLHMAAMHGRFTGSQILIQNGGEIDCFDMFGNSPLHVAARFGQELLISTLLTNGADKARQGIHGMLPLHLAALYGFPDCCRKLLCNGQFFNFVPSQMPSVGFDINILDDHGRTCLHAAASGGNVDCLNLILNSGAELDIKDHLGRSPLHYAAANASSQCTISLVRAGAEVNELDLMGCSPLHYTAASHTFCGGNTEPDYSVEKEQEASLCLDFLLDNGANPTVKNNKGYSAVHYAAAYGNKQHLELLLEISFNCLEEVESNIPVSPLHLAAYYGHREALRLLCETLVSLDVRDIEGRTALHLSAQRGFAPCVEVLLKHQASYTVKEHKRKWTALHAAAAEGQMDCLLLLVNKEQSADVIDSLDTQGQTALMLASLGRHTDCVHILLEKGANADAADKKGFTALHRAAMLNSEDCVSALLEHGASALCRDSQGRTPLHIAASRGHTELLRCLLKAAMKADPLDSMQDHRGYTPTHWAAYHGREGCLHILLENKLFSNQEKNLFTPLHCALVNGHDVAAELLLKTVGPQIVNVCDAKGRTPLHAAAYSGNVAGLQVVLAQGAEVNAVDHVGCSALMVAADRGQNMAVEFLLQHAKPDLTLVDVNNNTALHLACSKGHEMCALLILGEISDSSLINATNGALQMPLHIAARKGLATVVQVLLSRGAAVMAVDEEGHTPALACAPNKNVADCLALILSTMKPFPPREAGGGAASHFNPILKNCGIAATCGSSGNLCHA
- the ankrd52b gene encoding serine/threonine-protein phosphatase 6 regulatory ankyrin repeat subunit C isoform X2, yielding MELRNIEDQSPLVQAIFSRNIEEVTFLLNHEEDVNSLDQEQSTPLHAAAYLGDVHIMDLLITSDANVNAKDQGLLTPLHRAAASRNERAVELLLEHRAEVNTRDKFWHTPLHMAAANWATGCAEALIPHVCSLNVGDRSGRTPLHHAAHSGHVEMVNLLLSKGANVCAKDKKERQAIHWATYQGHVEVVKLLVSHSADVTYKDKRGYTPLHAAAASGQLEVVKYLLRLGVETDEPNIYGNTALHMACHTGQDTVATELVNAGANINQPNYHGNTPLHLAAASSSAVLCLELLINNGADVNMQNKEGKSPLHMAAMHGRFTGSQILIQNGGEIDCFDMFGNSPLHVAARFGQELLISTLLTNGADKAR